GACGCCGACCCGGCCGCCGGGGCGCTCGCCGAGGAGCCAGGCCATGCGGCGGGCGGCGGCGCGGGCGGCGAGGCGTCGGGGCTCCAGGACCAGGACCTTGCCGGGCGCGGGCGGGGCGCCCTGCCCCTGCGCGAGGGCGAGGCCGGCGAGGGCGAGCGGGACCAGGGTGGTCTTCCCGGTGCCGGGAGGCGCCGCCAGCACCGCCGCGCCGTGCTCGTCCAGGGCCGCGCGCAGGGCGGGGACGGCGTGGCGGACGGGGAGGCCTTCGGCGGCGCTGAGGTGCATCGTCCCAGTGTGCCGCGCCGCCCGCGCCCGCGAGCAATCAATTGCATCGAAAAAGGCTTTGAATGTTGCGGTGATAGTTGCACCGCGCCTTTCAGCCAATCCTCGCGGCTCTTCTCCGGTGTTCCCCGAATCGTCTCACCCAATCACACCCGAACGGGCAGGTGAGCAATGTTCCAGGCCCAAGAAGTGGCGCGGGAGTTTGATTTAAGTCACCTCGCGAAGTGTGGCGGCAATGCTTGAGAATCCCCATACTGGTGGCGTCTAAGCAGGTGCTGGGAGGACGGACATGTTCGGCAGCTCCATCTACCTCAGGGACCGCCCCGCATTCACCGGCGGCTCGCCGCAGGCGGTGTACGAGGAACTCTGGCAGCGGGGCCGAAAAGGACGATTGCGGACACGCGCCTTTCTGGCCGCGGCGACGCTTGTGCTGTGCGGGCTGCTGGTCAACGCCGTTTTCGGAATCGCGATGGCCGTTCTGGTGGCGGTCGCGGACACGCTCGTCCATTGGCGCATTTACAGCGCGTCGCGGGTGTGGCGCCTCGGGCTGCGCGGCGACCAGCGCATGGACCGGTTCCTGCGCTACACGCTGGAGCGGCGCGGGCACCGCGTGCTGCACGCCCGGACGGTCCCCGGGCACGGGATCGCCGACGAACTGGTGGTCGGGCCCGGCGGCGTGTGGCTCGTGCACAACGAGGCGTGGTCGCCCGGTGCCGAGGTCTCCCAGCACGGCGGCAGGCTGTTCATCGACGGCCGGACGCAGACCAAGCTCGTCCGCGGCGTGACCGCGCGGGCCGAGGCCGCCGCCGAGGCGATCTCCCGCGCGGCCGGGACGCCGGTGACGGTGACGCCGGTACTGGCCGTCCACGGCGGCAAGCTCGCCCGCACGCCGTTCACCGCCGACGGCATCGTGTTCGCGCCGCCGCTGAAGCTGATCCGCTGGATGCGCCGCAACCCGGCCGCGGACCGCTCCGCAGAGGAGATCGAGGCGATCGCCCGGGCCGCCGTGCACGCCCTGCCCGTCGGCTCCCACGGCTCGGCCCGGGCCGCGGCGTGACCGGCCCCCCTCGCAGGAGGACGGCATGACCCACAGACACCTGTGGCCGGAGGGCTCACACGCCGCCGCTCACAGGGCGCCCACCGCCCGCGGGGGTTCCGCCACCTCTGCGGGCGGTGCGGCGCAGCCACAGCAGGCCCACCACCGGCAGGACCAGCGGCACGAACCCGTAACCGCGCCCGTACACGGACCAGACGGTCTCGTCGGGGAACGCGGCGCGGTCGGCGATGCTGAGCGTGCCCACGGCGAGCACTCCCACCAGTTCCGTCGCGCAGGCGGCGACCGCGACCCGGAACGAGGTCCGGCCGCCCCGGGCCAGGGCCACCGTCGCCACGACGTAGACGGCGGCGGCGAACGCCGACAGCAGGTAGGCGACCGGCGCCTCGGAGAAGCGGGTGGCGATCTGCACGCCCGCCCGCGCGCCGGCCGCGAGCGCGAAGACCGCGTAGACGGCGACCAGCAGCCGCCCCGGCCCGCCGGCGGTGGCGCCGGGCCGGACACCGCCGCCCGTGCGGGCCTCGGCGCCGGCGCGGGCGCCGTCGTCC
The sequence above is a segment of the Actinomadura coerulea genome. Coding sequences within it:
- a CDS encoding NERD domain-containing protein, with product MFGSSIYLRDRPAFTGGSPQAVYEELWQRGRKGRLRTRAFLAAATLVLCGLLVNAVFGIAMAVLVAVADTLVHWRIYSASRVWRLGLRGDQRMDRFLRYTLERRGHRVLHARTVPGHGIADELVVGPGGVWLVHNEAWSPGAEVSQHGGRLFIDGRTQTKLVRGVTARAEAAAEAISRAAGTPVTVTPVLAVHGGKLARTPFTADGIVFAPPLKLIRWMRRNPAADRSAEEIEAIARAAVHALPVGSHGSARAAA